Proteins encoded in a region of the Suncus etruscus isolate mSunEtr1 chromosome 1, mSunEtr1.pri.cur, whole genome shotgun sequence genome:
- the LOC126011798 gene encoding vitelline membrane outer layer protein 1 homolog, translating to MEWVLGSKLLLLLLWATCCESAEGNEANKKKDDTTIIEVNNGGPWGDWAWPDMCPDGFFAGGFSLKVEPPKGITGDDTALNGIRLHCTRGNAERNTRVVESQSARWGAWSEPQWCPGSSFLVAFSLRVEDTSKGDNTAANNVRFRCSDGTEVEGPGLSWGTYGNWSNSCVKGVCGLQTKIQSPRGLRDDTALNDVRFFCCKS from the exons ATGGAGTGGGTTTTAGGCTctaagctgctgctgctgctgctgtgggcAACCTGCTGTGAATCTGCTGAAGGaaatgaagcaaataaaaaaaaagatgacacaacAATTATTGAGGTGAACAATGGTGGCCCCTGGGGTGACTGGGCCTGGCCAGATATGTGTCCTGATGGATTCTTCGCTGGTGGCTTCTCACTCAAG GTGGAGCCGCCTAAAGGCATTACTGGAGATGACACGGCTCTGAATGGAATTCGGCTGCACTGCACTAGAGGGAATGCAGAGCGTAACACTCGAGTGGTGGAGTCCCAGTCTGCAAG GTGGGGTGCGTGGAGTGAACCTCAGTGGTGTCCTGGCAGCAGCTTCCTTGTGGCCTTTTCGCTACGGGTAGAAGACACATCTAAGGGGGACAACACTGCTGCCAATAACGTGCGCTTCCGCTGCTCTGATGGCACCGAGGTGGAGGGACCCGGTCTGTCCTGGGGCACCTATGGAAACTGGAGTAACTCATGCGTCAAAGGTGTGTGCGGTTTGCAGACCAAGATTCAGAGTCCCAGGGGCCTCCGTGATGATACTGCACTAAATGATGTGCGCTTTTTCTGCTGCAAAAGTTGA